In Cyclopterus lumpus isolate fCycLum1 chromosome 9, fCycLum1.pri, whole genome shotgun sequence, a single genomic region encodes these proteins:
- the fam160b2 gene encoding protein FAM160B2 isoform X4: METFSKLSSLLLRALETMTVVLSDRQRSPGVSDRCWTSWCTKRNNRCVDLQVEDTGPCLEYLLQHKLLETLCTLGKAQYPLGMVQQVLLFFSKLLSQIQKPLLQLVGVYRPVQKLIGLCALPGSHTEKEEAQFLLVVCSRVKQDPHTLRYLLQVTAAPPTQPAARTPASDQSQPCTQASNHSKEPPLPASQSDSSTGRPVQSESGLLSALLQLAQSQRGSVCLKAFESLLMLSALQSESSGEILADHTQLGELLTGRLLQLYSLLPLESLDPGEVQSWPHTPWSSQFSHCRSDLRSKYSASNQMTNFFSWLDFLDHLMREAPQVLAVKLAQCVHRFWLFDILQPQLLHTCEQMVLVSTSILCVAVRFVQSSSLLDQLVHFLLRTHTLTYLLVQRCDHISDQISLASLSLVEELLQKPHRDILDVLVLTFLQSRSYLSAPAAGQEDRPLESNQTNEDSDDLEEDPFFSDSLLFSDSQLLLHPPPPPFSSSSSSAPPPSGLGSAADVVNSFLCLVPVQVRSAQLLQEGGYESYVHDAHTQVTQCESLSLSWDWPISLPSSSGEGEEFFEGHLLKVMFDRLGRVLEQPYELNLKLTAVLSRLSAFNHPLLQEYLLNPYIHLSHCSRSLFSVLIRLMGELMQRIQQVSNLTDRLLNTRRDLLGLNHNTGLEHLTLLRGVVVLEEFCKELAAIAFVKLPLDQVVTPLDQQ, translated from the exons ATGGAGACGTTCAGTAAGCTGAGCAGCTTGTTGCTGCGCGCGCTGGAGACG atgacaGTCGtcctgtcagacagacagagatccCCTGGTGTCTCAGACAGATGTTGGACATCCTGGTGTACGAAGAGAAACAACAG GTGTGTTGATCTGCAGGTGGAGGACACAGGACCATGTTTGGAGTATCTGCTGCAACACAAACTGTTGGAGACCCTGTGCACTCTGGGAAAGGCTCAG tacCCCCTAGGCATGGTCCAGCAggtcttgttgttcttctccaAGTTGTTGTCTCAGATCCAGAAacctctgctgcagctggtcggCGTCTACAGGCCTGTGCAG AAGCTGATTGGTCTATGTGCACTTCCTGGTTCCCACACTGAGAAGGAGGAAGCTCAGTTCTTATTGGTGGTTTGCTCCAGAGTCAAACAGGATCCGCACACACTCAGATACCTCTTACAGGTAACGGCGGCACCACCAACTCAACCGGCAGCCAGGACACCAGcttctgaccaatcacagccctGCACACAAGCCTCCAATCACAGCAAAGAGCCGCCACTGCCAGCCAGCCAATCGGATTCATCTACCGGCCGCCCTGTCCAATCAGAATCCGGTCTGCTGTCGGCTCTGCTGCAGCTCGCCCAGAGTCAG AGGGGTTCGGTGTGTCTGAAGGCCTTTGAGAGCCTCCTCATGCTGTCTGCTCTCCAGTCCGAATCTTCAGGGGAGATTCTGGCCGATCATACCCAGCTGGGAGAGCTGCTTACTGGGAGGCTGCTACAGCTTTACTCTCTGCTGCCTCTGGAGAGTCTGGATCCTGGAGAGGTGCAGAGCTGGCCTCATACACCATGGAG CTCTCAGTTCTCTCACTGCAGATCTGATCTCAGGTCAAAGTATTCTGCTTCTAATCAGATGACCAACTTCTTCTCTTGGTTGGACTTCCTGGATCACCTGATGAGAGAAGCCCctcag gtgttgGCAGTGAAGCTAGCTCAGTGTGTTCATCGGTTTTGGTTGTTTGACATTCTTCAGCCTCAGCTGCTACACAC GTGTGAGCAGATGGTCCtggtctccacctccatccTCTGTGTTGCTGTCAGATTCGTACAGTCCTCGTCTCTGCTGGATCAGCTGGTTCACTTCctgctgaggacacacacactgacttacCTGCTTGTGCAGCGATGTGACCACATCTCTGACCAG ATCAGTTtggcctctctgtctctggtggAGGAGTTACTACAGAAGCCTCACAGGGACATTCTGGATGTCCTGGTGTTGACTTTCCTGCAGAGTCGTAGTTACCTGTCTGCACCTGCTGCAGGTCAGGAGGACAGGCCCCTCGAGAGCAACCAGACCAATGAGGACAGCGA tGATCTGGAGGAGGACCCGTTCTTCTCAGACAGCTTGCTGTTCTCAGACAGTCAGCtgcttcttcatcctcctcctcctcctttctcctcctcttcctcctctgctccaccTCCCTCTGGTCTGGGATCAGCTGCTGATGTTGtcaacag TTTCCTGTGTTTAGTTCCGGTTCAGGTTCGATCAGctcagctgctgcaggaagGAGGATACGAGTCGTACGTCCACGACGctcacacacag GTGACGCAgtgtgagtctctctctctgtcctgggaTTGGCCGATCagtcttccttcctcctcaggTGAGGGAGAGGAGTTCTTTGAAGGTCACCTGCTGAAAGTTATGTTTGACCGACTGGGGCGTGTCCTCGAGCAG CCGTACGAGTTAAACCTGAAGTTGACTGCAGTTCTGTCCAGACTGTCGGCCTTCAACCACCCGCTGCTGCAGGAATACCTGCTCAATCCATACATCCACCTATCTCACTGCTCCAGGTCGCTGTTCTCTGTCCTCATCAGG tTGATGGGAGAGTTGATGCAGAGAATCCAGCAGGTGTCCAacctgacagacagactgttGAACACCAGGAGAGACCTTCTGGGACTGAACCACAACACTGG ACTGGAGCACTTGACTCTGCTGAGAGGAGTTGTCGTCCTCGAGGAGTTCTGTAAGGAGCTTGCCGCCATTGCCTTTGTCAAACTGCCCCTGGACCAGGTAGTGACACCCCTGGACCAGCAGTGA
- the fam160b2 gene encoding protein FAM160B2 isoform X2, which yields METFSKLSSLLLRALETEPTVELLESFVDHWKSITNYYIQTTDDSRPVRQTEIPWCLRQMLDILVYEEKQQVEDTGPCLEYLLQHKLLETLCTLGKAQYPLGMVQQVLLFFSKLLSQIQKPLLQLVGVYRPVQKLIGLCALPGSHTEKEEAQFLLVVCSRVKQDPHTLRYLLQVTAAPPTQPAARTPASDQSQPCTQASNHSKEPPLPASQSDSSTGRPVQSESGLLSALLQLAQSQRGSVCLKAFESLLMLSALQSESSGEILADHTQLGELLTGRLLQLYSLLPLESLDPGEVQSWPHTPWSSQFSHCRSDLRSKYSASNQMTNFFSWLDFLDHLMREAPQVLAVKLAQCVHRFWLFDILQPQLLHTCEQMVLVSTSILCVAVRFVQSSSLLDQLVHFLLRTHTLTYLLVQRCDHISDQISLASLSLVEELLQKPHRDILDVLVLTFLQSRSYLSAPAAGQEDRPLESNQTNEDSDDLEEDPFFSDSLLFSDSQLLLHPPPPPFSSSSSSAPPPSGLGSAADVVNSFLCLVPVQVRSAQLLQEGGYESYVHDAHTQVTQCESLSLSWDWPISLPSSSGEGEEFFEGHLLKVMFDRLGRVLEQPYELNLKLTAVLSRLSAFNHPLLQEYLLNPYIHLSHCSRSLFSVLIRLMGELMQRIQQVSNLTDRLLNTRRDLLGLNHNTGLEHLTLLRGVVVLEEFCKELAAIAFVKLPLDQVVTPLDQQ from the exons ATGGAGACGTTCAGTAAGCTGAGCAGCTTGTTGCTGCGCGCGCTGGAGACG GAGCCTACAGTTGAACTGCTGGAGTCCTTTGTTGATCATTGGAAATCAATAACTAACTATTACATCCAGACAACAG atgacaGTCGtcctgtcagacagacagagatccCCTGGTGTCTCAGACAGATGTTGGACATCCTGGTGTACGAAGAGAAACAACAG GTGGAGGACACAGGACCATGTTTGGAGTATCTGCTGCAACACAAACTGTTGGAGACCCTGTGCACTCTGGGAAAGGCTCAG tacCCCCTAGGCATGGTCCAGCAggtcttgttgttcttctccaAGTTGTTGTCTCAGATCCAGAAacctctgctgcagctggtcggCGTCTACAGGCCTGTGCAG AAGCTGATTGGTCTATGTGCACTTCCTGGTTCCCACACTGAGAAGGAGGAAGCTCAGTTCTTATTGGTGGTTTGCTCCAGAGTCAAACAGGATCCGCACACACTCAGATACCTCTTACAGGTAACGGCGGCACCACCAACTCAACCGGCAGCCAGGACACCAGcttctgaccaatcacagccctGCACACAAGCCTCCAATCACAGCAAAGAGCCGCCACTGCCAGCCAGCCAATCGGATTCATCTACCGGCCGCCCTGTCCAATCAGAATCCGGTCTGCTGTCGGCTCTGCTGCAGCTCGCCCAGAGTCAG AGGGGTTCGGTGTGTCTGAAGGCCTTTGAGAGCCTCCTCATGCTGTCTGCTCTCCAGTCCGAATCTTCAGGGGAGATTCTGGCCGATCATACCCAGCTGGGAGAGCTGCTTACTGGGAGGCTGCTACAGCTTTACTCTCTGCTGCCTCTGGAGAGTCTGGATCCTGGAGAGGTGCAGAGCTGGCCTCATACACCATGGAG CTCTCAGTTCTCTCACTGCAGATCTGATCTCAGGTCAAAGTATTCTGCTTCTAATCAGATGACCAACTTCTTCTCTTGGTTGGACTTCCTGGATCACCTGATGAGAGAAGCCCctcag gtgttgGCAGTGAAGCTAGCTCAGTGTGTTCATCGGTTTTGGTTGTTTGACATTCTTCAGCCTCAGCTGCTACACAC GTGTGAGCAGATGGTCCtggtctccacctccatccTCTGTGTTGCTGTCAGATTCGTACAGTCCTCGTCTCTGCTGGATCAGCTGGTTCACTTCctgctgaggacacacacactgacttacCTGCTTGTGCAGCGATGTGACCACATCTCTGACCAG ATCAGTTtggcctctctgtctctggtggAGGAGTTACTACAGAAGCCTCACAGGGACATTCTGGATGTCCTGGTGTTGACTTTCCTGCAGAGTCGTAGTTACCTGTCTGCACCTGCTGCAGGTCAGGAGGACAGGCCCCTCGAGAGCAACCAGACCAATGAGGACAGCGA tGATCTGGAGGAGGACCCGTTCTTCTCAGACAGCTTGCTGTTCTCAGACAGTCAGCtgcttcttcatcctcctcctcctcctttctcctcctcttcctcctctgctccaccTCCCTCTGGTCTGGGATCAGCTGCTGATGTTGtcaacag TTTCCTGTGTTTAGTTCCGGTTCAGGTTCGATCAGctcagctgctgcaggaagGAGGATACGAGTCGTACGTCCACGACGctcacacacag GTGACGCAgtgtgagtctctctctctgtcctgggaTTGGCCGATCagtcttccttcctcctcaggTGAGGGAGAGGAGTTCTTTGAAGGTCACCTGCTGAAAGTTATGTTTGACCGACTGGGGCGTGTCCTCGAGCAG CCGTACGAGTTAAACCTGAAGTTGACTGCAGTTCTGTCCAGACTGTCGGCCTTCAACCACCCGCTGCTGCAGGAATACCTGCTCAATCCATACATCCACCTATCTCACTGCTCCAGGTCGCTGTTCTCTGTCCTCATCAGG tTGATGGGAGAGTTGATGCAGAGAATCCAGCAGGTGTCCAacctgacagacagactgttGAACACCAGGAGAGACCTTCTGGGACTGAACCACAACACTGG ACTGGAGCACTTGACTCTGCTGAGAGGAGTTGTCGTCCTCGAGGAGTTCTGTAAGGAGCTTGCCGCCATTGCCTTTGTCAAACTGCCCCTGGACCAGGTAGTGACACCCCTGGACCAGCAGTGA
- the fam160b2 gene encoding protein FAM160B2 isoform X8, translating to MVQQVLLFFSKLLSQIQKPLLQLVGVYRPVQKLIGLCALPGSHTEKEEAQFLLVVCSRVKQDPHTLRYLLQVTAAPPTQPAARTPASDQSQPCTQASNHSKEPPLPASQSDSSTGRPVQSESGLLSALLQLAQSQRGSVCLKAFESLLMLSALQSESSGEILADHTQLGELLTGRLLQLYSLLPLESLDPGEVQSWPHTPWSSQFSHCRSDLRSKYSASNQMTNFFSWLDFLDHLMREAPQVLAVKLAQCVHRFWLFDILQPQLLHTCEQMVLVSTSILCVAVRFVQSSSLLDQLVHFLLRTHTLTYLLVQRCDHISDQISLASLSLVEELLQKPHRDILDVLVLTFLQSRSYLSAPAAGQEDRPLESNQTNEDSDDLEEDPFFSDSLLFSDSQLLLHPPPPPFSSSSSSAPPPSGLGSAADVVNSFLCLVPVQVRSAQLLQEGGYESYVHDAHTQVTQCESLSLSWDWPISLPSSSGEGEEFFEGHLLKVMFDRLGRVLEQPYELNLKLTAVLSRLSAFNHPLLQEYLLNPYIHLSHCSRSLFSVLIRLMGELMQRIQQVSNLTDRLLNTRRDLLGLNHNTGLEHLTLLRGVVVLEEFCKELAAIAFVKLPLDQVVTPLDQQ from the exons ATGGTCCAGCAggtcttgttgttcttctccaAGTTGTTGTCTCAGATCCAGAAacctctgctgcagctggtcggCGTCTACAGGCCTGTGCAG AAGCTGATTGGTCTATGTGCACTTCCTGGTTCCCACACTGAGAAGGAGGAAGCTCAGTTCTTATTGGTGGTTTGCTCCAGAGTCAAACAGGATCCGCACACACTCAGATACCTCTTACAGGTAACGGCGGCACCACCAACTCAACCGGCAGCCAGGACACCAGcttctgaccaatcacagccctGCACACAAGCCTCCAATCACAGCAAAGAGCCGCCACTGCCAGCCAGCCAATCGGATTCATCTACCGGCCGCCCTGTCCAATCAGAATCCGGTCTGCTGTCGGCTCTGCTGCAGCTCGCCCAGAGTCAG AGGGGTTCGGTGTGTCTGAAGGCCTTTGAGAGCCTCCTCATGCTGTCTGCTCTCCAGTCCGAATCTTCAGGGGAGATTCTGGCCGATCATACCCAGCTGGGAGAGCTGCTTACTGGGAGGCTGCTACAGCTTTACTCTCTGCTGCCTCTGGAGAGTCTGGATCCTGGAGAGGTGCAGAGCTGGCCTCATACACCATGGAG CTCTCAGTTCTCTCACTGCAGATCTGATCTCAGGTCAAAGTATTCTGCTTCTAATCAGATGACCAACTTCTTCTCTTGGTTGGACTTCCTGGATCACCTGATGAGAGAAGCCCctcag gtgttgGCAGTGAAGCTAGCTCAGTGTGTTCATCGGTTTTGGTTGTTTGACATTCTTCAGCCTCAGCTGCTACACAC GTGTGAGCAGATGGTCCtggtctccacctccatccTCTGTGTTGCTGTCAGATTCGTACAGTCCTCGTCTCTGCTGGATCAGCTGGTTCACTTCctgctgaggacacacacactgacttacCTGCTTGTGCAGCGATGTGACCACATCTCTGACCAG ATCAGTTtggcctctctgtctctggtggAGGAGTTACTACAGAAGCCTCACAGGGACATTCTGGATGTCCTGGTGTTGACTTTCCTGCAGAGTCGTAGTTACCTGTCTGCACCTGCTGCAGGTCAGGAGGACAGGCCCCTCGAGAGCAACCAGACCAATGAGGACAGCGA tGATCTGGAGGAGGACCCGTTCTTCTCAGACAGCTTGCTGTTCTCAGACAGTCAGCtgcttcttcatcctcctcctcctcctttctcctcctcttcctcctctgctccaccTCCCTCTGGTCTGGGATCAGCTGCTGATGTTGtcaacag TTTCCTGTGTTTAGTTCCGGTTCAGGTTCGATCAGctcagctgctgcaggaagGAGGATACGAGTCGTACGTCCACGACGctcacacacag GTGACGCAgtgtgagtctctctctctgtcctgggaTTGGCCGATCagtcttccttcctcctcaggTGAGGGAGAGGAGTTCTTTGAAGGTCACCTGCTGAAAGTTATGTTTGACCGACTGGGGCGTGTCCTCGAGCAG CCGTACGAGTTAAACCTGAAGTTGACTGCAGTTCTGTCCAGACTGTCGGCCTTCAACCACCCGCTGCTGCAGGAATACCTGCTCAATCCATACATCCACCTATCTCACTGCTCCAGGTCGCTGTTCTCTGTCCTCATCAGG tTGATGGGAGAGTTGATGCAGAGAATCCAGCAGGTGTCCAacctgacagacagactgttGAACACCAGGAGAGACCTTCTGGGACTGAACCACAACACTGG ACTGGAGCACTTGACTCTGCTGAGAGGAGTTGTCGTCCTCGAGGAGTTCTGTAAGGAGCTTGCCGCCATTGCCTTTGTCAAACTGCCCCTGGACCAGGTAGTGACACCCCTGGACCAGCAGTGA